The genomic stretch CTGCTTATACAGATTTTTATAGACAGACCCATTCTTTACAGCAATTTGACTAAATTAAGCTAACCACCTTTGCTATTAACATTGTAGTAGTGGCTTTAAGTGTCTTCTAGATGTGTAGTTCACTGTGTCCTTCTCAAAGTTTCTCCAGGAAATGTTCACAGTACTGCATACACAACTCCCAAATAAACAGAGAGCAGAATTTTTTTGCACTACCACCAGCGACACTGTGGGCTCTCAGAGCTGGTCACCTTCACCAGGCACTAAGGCCACAGTGCCTTCACTCACACTTACTGACTGTATTCAGCAAATTCAACAACTCATGATCCAGGAATGCAAGGGTTTCCAGGCAGATAGGTACTGCCTTGCTTTCTctagggtgctgttgccagagAAGGTAGGAGCTGATTTCCAAAGTGCtagcagagagagaaataatTTCAGACATTGGTAAGACTGCATTTCCCTACCCTCAGGTTCCTCTGAGCAGGTCTGCCCTGTGTTGGAGACTTTCATGCTGAATGTTCCAGTAGGCGCTCACTTTACCTCACAAGGGCTCAGAGAGAAGCTACAAAGAACACAGTTTTAGGGACAgtctccttcctttcccccttgCCTTCAGCTATGTATCAATTAAAAAGCATTGAAAATAGCTCCACATTGACTCTTAAAATCAGCACTGGATATATATCCTGAGTTCCTACAGAACTGTGGGCTTCATTCCACTGAGAGCTGTACGCTTTCAGTCTGttttggtggctgctgctgctgctgttcataCTTCcttgctgaaaaaaagaaacaccaaTCAACACCGATTACACaatttattatatattattattattactattattatattattacatacatgtatatatacgTATACATATATGTTTGTATATACTTGTATAACTAGGACAACAATCAAGAAGCAGACTTGATGTCAGAGAACATAATTCCAGCCACAGCCACACAGGGGCAAGTTTCAGTCACCATGTGGAACTTCACCTTTAGCATGTGGCCTTGTAAATGCTGAACAGTAGTCATAGCAAAATGTCAGTAAATCAATGACAGAGAACTATGATTCTGTTCAggtccttttattaaaataaaaataaataacattaaAGGCTATGGCTTCAGAAGTTCTGTTACAGATGACCTGAACAACTCAATAGTCACAAGGCTGATGTCCGCATTTCTCATCTCAATATACAAACCACAAGCTAACAATTACATTGACTTCAGAATTAATCTGGTTAGCAAGGTAAAGCGAGATCAAAGACTTGTGCAGTGGTACCAACACCATGAGCGAATGCCAGCAGGCATTCCACTGTAGGAAGAACATCCAGTTTTGTTCCTACAGACTGCAATGGCCTGGTGTAAGAATCTTTACATCAGgtttttgcatttaaaaggTGGTTTCAGATCACTAAGGTTTTTTTGCCGTATTTCCTCTAGGCATGCATGTATGGCAGATGTGAAGCAAAGTCATGTGTTTCTCTGAATTGGACTACTGGAGTATCAGGGGCATGGGGCTCTTTCCTGCCTCCATCCTGACCTTCAGCATTAAGACGGGACCAGCAACACTTGTTGGTACAGTAAAATTCTCGTTTATTTTCAATTTATGTGGTTGCATTACTCATGATTCTACAGTCCTCTCAACTTTTACAAACCCTCCCACGTTTTGACAACATCCaggcttttccagctctttcaAAGCGTAACATGGGATTCGTTTTGACATTTGCTTTAAGATAATTGCACAGCTGCTCCCTCGCTCCTTACTTCCTCACGCAACAGTCCtgatgccctggctgctgcagaaccCCTGCTCAATGTGCCACACGACCGGGGGTGTTCCCATTGCACAAGGCCCGAGGCCACCGCTTTAGGAACGGCCCCCAGTAGCCCGCAGGCCCGGGGGAGTCCCCTCCTCCCTCTGACTTACCGATGGAGTACATCTCCAGCTGCTGCCGCAGGCGGATCTTCTTCATGCTGTCGTAGAAGTTGGGCTCGGGCGGCGTCTCGGCGGCCGGGGGCAGGGTGAAGATGCGCATAATCCTCCTCTTGTTCCTGCGGGGAGGGAGCGCGGCGGTCAGAGGGGTCGCCCCTCCACGTGGGGGCCCCGCGGGagtccccgccccgccccggccgggccTCCTCTCACCGCCGCGCGTAGACGAGGAGGGCGAGGCTGGCCAGCACCACCAGCAGGTACACGTTGGTGGCCTCGTTCCACGCCTCGTGCACCGAATAGTCGATGGCACCGCCGTCGCCCAGCGCCGCcgaggagccgccgccgccgcccgctccggcccccgccgccgccatggGGAGCGCGGCCGGCAGGGGCGGCCCCACGCGGGCCCGGAAGTGGCGTCATGCCGGTGTCGGGCGCCATCGCGGGGGGGCCCCGAGGGGCGGTAATGAAAGGTGAGGGTAAAGTGTGCGGGAGCATTAATGCCGCCACTTGCCAAAATGTGTGCAGTAACAAATTGGATAGTCGGCGGGCCTGATGTGTGGGGCACCGCCGAGCACCTGGGCTTGTGCAACTCTgaaagaaatcacagaatcaatgaggttggaaaagacctctga from Aphelocoma coerulescens isolate FSJ_1873_10779 chromosome 4, UR_Acoe_1.0, whole genome shotgun sequence encodes the following:
- the SMIM19 gene encoding small integral membrane protein 19 isoform X1 — its product is MAAAGAGAGGGGGSSAALGDGGAIDYSVHEAWNEATNVYLLVVLASLALLVYARRNKRRIMRIFTLPPAAETPPEPNFYDSMKKIRLRQQLEMYSIARKYEQQQQQPPKQTESVQLSVE
- the SMIM19 gene encoding small integral membrane protein 19 isoform X2, encoding MAAAGAGAGGGGGSSAALGDGGAIDYSVHEAWNEATNVYLLVVLASLALLVYARRNKRRIMRIFTLPPAAETPPEPNFYDSMKKIRLRQQLEMYSIGVMMRSFSETEVDDEWR